CGGGGCGATGAGCCCGACCGCGGCGAGTGCGGGCTTCCATACGTCGCTGTTGAACCAGTTCGATTGGATGGCGGTCTTCTCCCGGGTGTAGAAGATCAACCGCACCGTCACCGGCCGGCTGTGCCTGGTGCGGTGAGGCCGTGTCACTTCGACCGGCGGGAACTTCTCCATGTGCTCCTTGAGGGCCTGGGCTACGGCGTCGTCCAGCTCAACCCAGCGGTCCTTGGGGTCGTCGTCATCCCCACCCTTGGGCCTGTCGAAGACCAATACAGGCCCGGCGTGTGCCACCTGGCTCTGAATGTGGACCATAGGCCCGTCGGGGTGCTCCCAGTCGATGCCATCGGGGCTGAGACCGAAGATCTCCCCTTGGCGCATCCCGAGTCCTCGCCCGCAGTCGACGAGCGCCTTGTACCGCTCCGGCAGCTCGACACGGATCTTGTCGGTGTCGTCCCATTTCAGCACCAGTTCCTTGGGGCCTGATCCGCCGCGCTTCGGCTTGACGGCCTACACCGCTCGCAGATGGCACGGGTTCTTCCGGATCAGTTCGTCGTCCACCGCCAGGTCAAAGGCGGACTGAAGGTTGTTGAAGACCAACCGCAAGGTTGAGTCCTCCAGCAACTCGCGTTGCCCCCTGAGCCAGTCCCGCAGCGCCGAGGCTGACACGTCCTTGACCCGCATCTTCCCTAGGGGCGTGGGGACGACGTGAAGCCGTATCCGCTGTTCGTGACGCTGGTACGTGCGCCGATTGTCGAAGGTCTGTCCGTCGAGCCACAGCGTGACCAGCTCGCTCACCCGGATAGCCCCGGCCTTGGGGTTGACGTAGGTCCCGTCATCGACGCCGGCCCGCATTTTCGTCTCGTGCTTCTTGGCGTCGACTTCCTTCGCGAACAGCTCGGTCTGCTGGACGCCCTCCCGGGTCCCGCCACCGCGCCTGCCACCGCTTCCCGACCCCGTGATCCCTCGTCGGAGACTTGCCGTGTTCCTTGCAGACCGGGTCTCCGGCCCTCGGGCGCGACTTGCGCCAAGGGTCGTACGGCATGCAGGCAACTCCTCAACATCGGGCGGCCTTTGATGCTATTGGCGAGAGATGTGGTGATACGGCCGCCATGTGAGCGAATGAAAAATTGATCCCTTGTGGGAAAAATTGCCGCTCTCTACCGTCGGCTGGAGTAGGTAACGATCAGCAGGAGACGGAGAGCCCCATGGCCTCGAAGCGTCCAGGAGCAGGCAGCGAGCCCCTGCGCGCCAAGGCGGCGGCGGAGGAAGTCGCAGCGTATCTACGAGTTGGCGTAGAGACTCTCTATAAGTGGCGGTACGCGAGAACGGGCCCGCAGGGCGTTCGCACCGTGAAGTACCTCCGCTATGACTGGGAGGACATCGAGGCGTGGTGGGCTGAGAAGAGGGCGCAGCAGACGGCATGACGTCGCATGCCGTACGGCATGTCTGCGCGGCCGTCATTCGGTAGCACGCTGGTCGCCGAGTACTACTGCGCGAGCCTGACCATGCGGTAGCTCTCGCCGCTGTTTGGCGTTTCCCCCGGCCACGGTGCACCGGGCTGAGCACCAGCCGTGGCGTTCAGCGACTACCTTGTCGAACTCGGCAACCGTGATCGGGACACCAACGTCCTCGCTGACGTGACAGCTACCACCCCAACAACGTCGTCCGCTTCCGCCCCCAACTGGCCACACTGCGGGCGTAGTGCCGACCCGGCCACGGATCCGGTCGGCTGTCGTGGGCGACGAGTGGCGCCGCATGCCGAATGCCTGGCGCATCTCAGCGACGCCGACCGTTCCGCGTACCTGGCTCGCCTGCGCCCTGGGGATAGCCTCGACCATCGCGGCACCATTATGAGTGAGAGCCTGCTGAGGGCGTTGCTCGCCCCGACCATCGATTCGGAGACAAGGAAGCCCGTTTTGGGGCACCTCCGGTTCGACCATGCGGAGATTCTCGGGGATGCCGGTTTCGACCGCGTGACGGTGCGCGGGAAGGTCTCATTCCGCCACACCAAGGTCCGAGGGAACGTCCGCTTCGTGAGAGCGGAGATCGGTGGGAGCGCCGAGTTCAACGACGCGAGGATCGAGGGGAGCGCGTTCTTCGGCCACACAAAGATTGGCAGCGTCTTGAGCGGTATGCCCGGCTCCGTGAACCGACGAAGCGTCTCGTTCAACGGTGCTGAGATCCGCTCGGTCGTCGGGTTCGCCCACGCCGAGATCAGTGGGGATGTGGTATTTGTCAGGGCGAAGATCGGCGGCGAACTCCAGTTCAACGGCGCTGAGATCGGGGGGAACGTATTGTTCCGCTACACGGCGATCGGCTGGGGCGCCACGTTCAGAGGCGCCGTTTTCAGAAGCGCCACTGAGGTCGGGACGCTGGTGTGCAAGGACGCAGTGGACCTCTCAGAGGCGACCTTCGAGTCCGGCGTGACGATAGAGGCGTCGGCTCGCGCCGTGATATGCCGACGGACTCGGTGGGCCTCCACCGCCACACTGCGCCTGCGGTTCGCCAAGGTGGACCTGAGCAACGCGTTCATGGAGTACCCGGTGAGTGTCTCCGCTCATCCTCGGCCTTTCGCCCGCGGCGGAGGGGAGATGGCTGAACCTGAAGTGCCTGGCCCTCTCGTTCGGGTCACATCGCTGCGGGGCGTGGATGCCGCGCACCTGGTACTCGCCGACGTCGACCTGTCCCGGTGTCGGTTCGCCGGAGCCATCCACCTTGATCAGTTGCGGATGGAGGGACGGTGCCCCTTTGCTGCAGTTCCCTCCGGGATCCATCGGCGAGGACTCTGGCCGGTTCGTTGGACGCCACGTCGCATCCTGGCGGAAGAGCAGCACTGGCGTACCCACACCACCAGCGCAGCTGGCTGGACTCCCAGTCAGTCGGGGGAGCCACCGGAGCCGGCCGCACTGGCACCGATATACCGGCAACTACGCAAGGCCTTTGAGGACTCCAAGGACGAGCCCGGTGCCGCCGACTTCTACTACGGCGAGATGGAAATGCGGCGGCTTAACCGCGATACACCCCGAGCCGAACGGGCGTTGCTGGCCGCGTACTGGGCGGCTTCCGGTTACGGGCTCCGGGCCTCGCGAGCTATGGGCTTGCTACTGGTGTCCATGACCACCACCGTGCTGGTGATGATGCTGTGGGGCCTACCGAAAGACGATCCTAAACCCGAAAGCACAGGCACTCTCAACGGCCCGAGAATCACGATCACGACCGATACGCCTGACCCAGTCAACCCCGACGGCCCGCTCCTGAAGCGTCTGTCCACCGATCGATTCGAGAAGTCGCTGCAGGTGGTCATCAACTCCGTGGTGTTCCGATCCTCTGGGCAGGACCTGACCACCGGGGGAACCTACATCGAGATGGGTTCCCGCCTTGCTGAACCGGCCCTGCTCGGCCTCGCGGTCCTGGCGGTCCGGGGACGCCTTAAACGATAGTGACCGCGGCCCGTCGACCAAGCAACGGACCAGTCCAGCCTCGCCGCCGCGTTGAGTTCGGCGAGTAGGACCTTGTGGAGCCGCTGCCACACGCCAGCTTCGTTCCACTCCCGCAGTCGGCGCCAGCACGTCCGTTACGGGACACTTTGGCTCAAGGCCGCGCTACCCAACTGAGCAGTGAGCTCCAGAGGGTTCTATGGCATAGCGGACCTGTTGCCCGCGCACGGTCGGCCCCTTGATGAGCCCCCGCGTATGGCAAAGGCGCTAGCTGGGTTGGCAGTTCGAGGGTCGCCCCTGCTCCAGTGGACGCGTGTCAGCTTGGTCAGGTTCATGCCTGTGCGTAACGGAAAGCACTCAAAGTGACCGTCCTAGTGAAAGCCGCGGGCCGCCACCCTTAGCTTGATCTCATGGCAGCTGGCGAGCGTCAACAAGAGAAGGGGCGCGAGGGTGTCTACTTCGCGCGTGAATGGCTTGAGAGCACAACGCGCGCATGCGGTAGCCGTCGCTCTTCAGCGAGATGACCTCGGCATGGTGGACGAGGCGGTCGATCATCGCGGCGGCGATGGTGTCGTCGCCGAAGACCTCGCCCCAGCGTCCGAAGGGCTTGTTGCTGGTCACGATCACCGAGGCGCGTTCGTAGCGGCCTGAGATGAACTGAAAGAACAGGTTCGCAGCCTCGGGCTCGAAGGGGATGTAACCGACCTCGTCGACCACGATCAGCGGGATCCGTCCCAGCCGGGTCAGCTCATCGCTCAGACGCCCTGCCTGGTGGGCCTCGGCAAGGCGGGTGACCCACTGGGCGGCGGTGCCGAACGCGACCCGGTGGCCGGCCTGGCAGGCCCGGATGCCGAGCCCGGTGGCGAGGTGGGTCTTGCCGGTGCCGGGCGGCCCCAGAAAGATCACATTTTCCTTTCCGGCGACGAAGTCCAGCGTCCCCAGATGGGCGATGGCCTCGCGTTTCACGGACCGCTGGTGATCGAAGTCGAAGTCCTCCAGCGACTTGCGGGTGGGGGAAACGAGCCGCCCGGACGCGCCCTTCGGCGCCGTGGGAGTCGCGGGCGGCGACCTCCTTTGCAGGCAGCCAGATACTCCTCGTGGCTCCAGCCCTCATCACGGGCCCGCTCGGCGAGCCGAGCGGCAGCATCCCGCAGGGCCGGGCCTTCAACGCCTAGGTCAGATAGATCAGTTCGGAGCCGACGTCGCGGCTGGTCCTGGCCTGGTTGGTGCTGTTCTTCGTGCTCATCACGCTGCCCCTTCGCCCGTGCTCAGTCCGCCGTCGATGACGCCGAAGATCCGGTCGTAGGTGTCCAGCGACCGCTCCTCGACCTCCGTCGCATCCGTCGGCGCCGGTTCCGTGCCGGCTGCCGCCTTGCGGGAGGCCGCGGCAGCAGCCGCGTCGTGAGCACACGAGGTAGTGGGCGCAGGGGAGTTGGGACATTGGGAAGGCCTCGATGTAAGCCACCGCGTGAACGAGCAGGCCTCTGCCGCGTTCTCCCAAGAAAGGCGGCAGGTGCCTGCTCACAGAGTTGGCTCCCCGCTAGGGTCGGACGCACCCGAGGAAGTCCGAAGGCGGTTCGTTCCTGTCGTCGTCGCTGACGTCGTACAGAATCGTGCAGCGGGTAGGGACGGGAGGCGGTGGGGGCTCAAGCTCATGGGCGTCCAGCAGTGCCCGGACATGTCCGGGCAGCACCTGCGGGCCCTCATGCAGGACCGCGTCAGCAGCCTCGGACGTATCCTCGTACGGCACCTGAGCGAAGGCTTCTTCCCCCCACCTCATGTGACTGGGCGTCACTCGTCGAGAGGGGTCGGAGCGCTCACCCCTGGATTCATCACCAACAGACTTCTGAGACGTGGCTGCATCCCTGGCCGAGGAGAATGTTCGGCCATTGGCTCGGACGCGCCGTTGGCTGGGAAGTGCGCCAGCCACCGCCGCGCGCCCGGAGCCATCCAGATGCTGCACGGCTGTGAAGATGCTTCGCAGTACCTCTTCGCCGCCGCGCCGTGTATGCGGCAGCCGTTCGTCGCACAGAACACGATTCCAAGGAAGGGAACTCTGCCACAGCCGTTTATGGCGGATGTTCTGGTACTGCTGCCGTCGGTACAGCTCAGCCTGTACGTCGTGCGCGGACACGAGGCTGCAGCCATGGTGCGAGCCGTCCTGGGCTACATGGCCGCAGAGAAGGCCGGCATTTGCGGCTTTGTCCTGCTCGCCGCCGTCCCAGGCCCAGTGGTTGTAGAGCAGATAGAGCGGCATGCACTGCACGGCAGCCGCGTGCTGGATCAACTGGTCGCACTGGTAGGCCCGCTGCTTCTTCACTGCGTGCTCGAAGAGATAACGGCCGTACCGGTCTGCTTTCTTGGCTTGAATCCGCAGTCCGATGCCGTGGGATCGGTTGTGTATCCACATCTCCCAGTCGGCGCCGTTAACGCGTTCCGCGGACTTGTCGAACTGGATTACCTTGACTCGACGGTCAAGGAACTCGCGGAAATGGCGCATGTTCATGTCTGTGAAACTCTCCTCGTTGGGGGCGGGAGGGCTTCTGTATCCGCTCTCCAGCCAGCGGAAGGTGTCACTGGCCATCCACAGCAGCACGCTGCACAAGGACGATCGGTTACCTGGCAGCGGCCTGGAGGGAGCGGCGGCGTCGAGCGTCATCACGTTGCCAAGCCAACCAGACGGCACCGACAGCGTGGCACGAGGCCGGTCACAGCAAGCGGGCTCGCCGTGTCCATGTCTCTCGAACAGGGAGAACGGGGTCACGGCGGCCAGAGCCCCGCCGTCCGCGCTACCCCCGCTGAACTTTGTATGTCTACCTACGAGGAACGGGGTTACCTTCGTCGAGGCGCAGGGCTTCGTACGCGTCGGTCACGAGCCGGAAGGCGGCGTCCTCGGCCGACACAAGGTCAATTTCGAACGGGCCTACGGCGAAGAGGGGTCTGCGTTCGTCGTCGTCGACCTTCCAGTTAAGCCCGCGGTTGAACTGCTCGGACAAGGCGTCGTCCGGCTTTCGGTCCTTGCGCGGCACGCGCGGCTGCTGCAGGTGCCCGATTCCCATGGCGTAGTCCCGGAACTCGTAGACAGACTTCTGACCTGCGCAAATGACCCCTCTCGAAGATCATCTTGCACGGTTGTCGCGCAAGCCGAACGGAGCAGGACTCACGCGGCCCTGGTGTAGGCGCTCCGGACCGCGATGCGGACCTTAGAACCGGCTCCCACGACCCGGTGCACGTATTTACGCAGGGTAAACGCGGGATCGGCGTGTCCGAGGCGGTCCGCGAGCGTGTACACGTCTACCCCGCCGTTGATCATCATCGACGCGTACAAGTGTCGGAGCGCGTGCATCATCACGTCGCGGGACTTCTCCCAGCGTCGTCCCTTCGCGTCGGGCTCAAGGGGCTTGATGAGGCCGGCCGACGCCAGGGCCGGCTTCCAGCAGTAGGAGTTGAACCAATTCGACTGAATGGCGGTCTTCTCCCGAGTGTAGAAGATCAGCCGCACCGTGACCGGGTCGCCGCCTTTGCTGCCCCACGGTCGGGTCACCTCGACCGGCGGGTACTTCTCCATGTGCTCGCGGAGGGGGATGGCCACGTCGTCGGTCAGTTCGACCCACCGGTCCTTCGGGTCCTCGTCGTCTCCGCCCTTGGGGAGGGCGTATACGAGGAACGAGCCGTCGTGGACTACTTGCCGTTGCACGTGCACCATGGCGCCGTCCGGATGTGCCCAGTCGATATCTTCTGGTGACAGGCCGAATATCTCTCCTTGCCGAAGACCCAGGCCGCGACCACAGTCGACGAGAGCTTTATAGCGGTCTGGAAGTTCGGCACGGATCTTCTCGGTGTCCTCCCATGTCAGGGTCAGCTCTGCCCGGCCGCCACCTCCTCGCTTCGGCTTGGCGTCCTGCACCGATTTGGCGAGGCACGGATTTTTGTGTATCAGGCTGTCGTCCACGGCCAGGTCAAAGACAGCCCGAAGATTGTCGAAGACCAGGCGCAGCGTGGAACTTTCGAGCAGCCTGCGACGGTCGTGCAGCCAGTCCAGCAAAGATGAGGCGTTCACGTCCTTTACGCGCATCTTCCCAACTGCGGTAGGAACGACGTGCAGGAGAACCCGCTCCTTGTGGCGTCGGTAAGTCCGTGGATTCTTGTGTTCGTGCCCCTTGAGCCACGTAAGGGCGAGTTCACCGACCCTGACCTCACCGGCACGAGGGTTGATGTACGAGCCGTCGTCCACTCCGGACCGCATCTTGGTCTCGTGCTTGCGGGCTTCGACCTCGGTGCGGAACAGTTCCGTCTGCTGGACATCTTCCCGGTTGCGCCATCGGGCCTGCCACCGCTTCCCCGTCCCGTGATCCCGCGTCGGGACTTTGCCGTGTTCCTTGCAGGTCGACTCCCCGTCTTTCGGGCGCGACTTGTGCCAGCGGTCGTACGGCATCGACTCAACTCCTAGTTTCCAACGGCCCTTTGAGTCTATTTGTGGACTCTTTCTAATCAGGGCCATCGTCGCCGGCGAGATTGTCTGCCCGTTCATCGCGCCCTGAGTGAATTGGATGTTGATCCAGGCGAGCTGAAGATGTCAAATGCATTCTTGGGGTCTTCGCGACAAAGGGTGCAGAGTGGTAGAGAAGATTTCACCTAGGTGAATGCTCGCTGAGGGTTCGGCGAGCCCTCGCCGAACCCTCAGCGAAGATTCGCCGGTGTCCTTTGAGAGTTCGCAAGAGTCGTAGGTATTTCGTCGAAAGGCCCTCTGTTTGGTCCGGCCGGAATTTAATGCAAACGTTCCGTGCACCACCACGGCGGAATACCGCTCACGTGGTTCTTTCCTGCCTGCTTCGAACCGTTCTGGAGTGCCCATGCGTCGAACCACTGCCCGCGCGGAAGAAGCCGCTGGCGGCGCGGGGGACCGTTGTCCCTTGATGAGCGCGGAGGAGTTGGCTGACTTTCTGGGCGTACCGCTGAACACGGTCTATATATGGAATCACCGACGCCAGGGGCCGCGAGCCCACAAGGTCGGACGCTATTTGCGCTACCGCTGGCCGGAGGTAGAGGCATGGCTGCAAGCTCAAGCGGTGAATCGCGCGACCTGATCGGCCAAGATTGGCTGGCGCCCTTGTCCTTGGTCGGGCGACAGAACCCGGCGTACAGCCCGACTCGTCTGCCCCCACCTGGGCCTTTGCCTCGGAAAGGGCCTCTGACCTGCGTCGGAGGCCCTTTCCGGTCTTTCAGGGGTGCTGCGCTAAGACCCGTCCCGTAACTGCTGGTCAGGGGTGAGATGATCTTGCTGTGTCTGGTGTGATCACGGCGTCGCAGCCCTCCTGGATAGGCCCGTTCAGCGGGCTGAGCCCGCGTCAGTTCGGCAAGCTGATCACTGCGCTCCGGCGGGAAGGTGCGGATCCGGTGCGTAAGGGCCGGCCGTGGAGCCTGCCGCTGGAGGACCGCGTCCTGTTGGTCGCCGCCTACTGGCGGACGAACCTGACCCTGCGGCAGCTGGCGCCGCTCTTTGGGGTGTCGAAGTCCGCGGCCGACCGCATCATCGACCACCTCGGGCCATCGCTCGCCCTCCAACAGCGCAAGCGGTTCCGCAAGGACACCGTGCTGATCGTCGACGGCACCCTGGTCCCCACCCGCGACCACAGCATCGCCGAACAGTCCAAGAACTACCGGTACTCCACCAACCACCAGGTCGTCATCGACGCGGACACCCGGCTGGTCGTCGCGGTCGGCCGCCCGTTGCCCGGCAACCGAAACGACTGCAAGGCGTGGGAGCTGTCCGGCGCGAAGGCCGCCGTCGGCAGGACCACGGTCATCGCCGACGGCGGCTACCGGGGCACCGGCCTGGTCATCCCGCACCGCCGCGAACCCGGCCAGAGCGAACTGGAGCCATGGAAAGAGGAGCACAACGCCTCGCACCGCAAGGTCCGCGCCCGCGTCGAGCACGCCTTCGCCCGGATGAAGACCTGGAAGATCCTCCGCGACTGCCGCCTCAAAGGTGACGGCGTCCACCACGCGATGCTCGGCATCGCCCGCCTGCACAACCTCACCCTCGCCGGGTGACGAAGGAACAAGCAGGTCAGCGAGCACGCCGTAGATCATTTACGGGACAACGCTTAGGCAGCGAAAAGTCCCTCGGACAGGGCTGAAAGTCCCTGAAAAATCCCTGGAGCGGAGGGGCGGATGACGCCTCTGAGCTGGTCGGGGGTGATGTGAAATCACGCTGTCGCTCCCTCCCTCAGTCTGTCACTGCCGTGAGGTGGGGGATGGCCTGCGGCGGAGTGACTGTGGTCTGGGCATGGTGCCGACCAGTCCCCCTGGGCACCTTCTGGTACCAGCAGACCGGAGACGAGGTCCCACGGTCGGTGATGGGCGAACTACACGACGCGGTACTCGACGCACAGCAGCAGAACCGGTGACAACCAACCGCGCTGTTCCCGTACCTCTGCGACGGAGGGCGGAATCAGACGGAAGCCGCCTGCGCTTTCACTGAAATGCGAAACACCGATCAAGCGAGTCGCGTTCGAAGCCAGATACGAGCAGCGGGTCCGTACGTGGCGGCAGAGGGAACGAGCATGCAGGTGATGCTCGTGCCAGCAGGTTCGCTCCACTGGGACGACGGTGAGGACGGGACGAGCGTTGCGCCGGCCGGTGCAGGCAAGCACTCTTTCAGCGCCGGAGGGCACGACCCAGGGAGGGAAGGTCGGGCGGGCGAGCTCACCGGCCGACTGAAAACGTCACGCCGATCCGACCGCGACTCGAACCGTGAGACCGCGTACACCCTCCCCGGGCCCAGCGCCTGGCTTGTGCTCGCCGATGACTGGCTTGTGCTCGCCGATGAACTGAGCGCGGTTGGCGCACTGAGCACCTCCGAGACGATGCCTTCAACGGGCCGTTCCTCCGGTCCACGGCTGTTCGCCTGCAGCCCCAGGCCCAGCGCATTCTCTGTCGGTCAAGGGCGCGTGCACGAATTCGTCTGGGCGCACGGGGCGGTGTGACGTCTGGAGAAGACGGCGTGAGCCCGGTTTCGGAAAGAAGAAGATCTTCGGCGGCTTCTGATGAAGAATCGGCGGCAGAGACACCGCTACGGAGGAACCAGTCGTGAACGTGATGCGCTTCGACACTGGCGCCGGGGACTTCGCCCTCAGCATCCAAGAGGAGAGCGTGCAGCTTCTCCGGGGCATGGGCACGATCTGCCTCCAGATGGGCCTGAAGGTGAAGGCGCCGGATCCCACCACGGAGGGCCGCAGGCTCTTGGCGTTGCAGGTCGATCTCTACGGCACCGGACAGCCGTACCAGCGAACGCTCATCGGGCGGGTGACGGAGATGCTCCCGTTCAGCCCCAAGATCGGCGCCGCGAGCACGGTCCTGAAGTTCCTCCTCACCCCGGCCCAACTCCACGCCGTCAACGAGGCTCGCCTTGGTGGAGATCTACGGATGGAGCTGGAAATCACCGGCACGCTTCCTCAGGCTGCCGGCTACCCCGGGAGCACGACGGAGGTATTGCATTTCAGCGTTGCCAAGAGCCGCTGGATCGATCAGATCAACGCACTCGGTCCTTCCGTCGCCTTCGAGATGCAGGTCCCGTTCCCTCTTCAGGACGACCCCCGCGCGGAGCCGGCCCAGCGTCTGCGTGCCGCGCAGCGTCGGCTCCTGGAGGACGACATCGACGGCGCGATTCTGGAAGCCCGCAGGGCCCTGGAGTGGATCCGGCTTCACAGCGGATGGACCTGGCCTCTCAATAAAGATCCCCGCCAGCGCGGCAAGGACGAGCGGTGGGCGGCGATCCGCGTGGCCGTGGAGGACCAGACCAGTGGATCGGTGCATGAGGACGAGGTCACGAAGACGTTCACGTACAGCCGGGACGAGGCCAAGGCGCTGATCGCCATTGCCGCCGCGCTGCTGACAGTGGTGGACAAGCCCGTCTGAGTCGTTGGACTCGGGGTGACAGTAGAGTCTGTACATGGTGACGCGACTGGGCAGGATCGAAGCCCTGCTGGGCCAGCGGCTCGATGAACTGGACTACCAAAGCATCGCTGAGCTTGTGGGCACTCCTGAAGCAGCCGAGGGCGAAGACCTCGACTACAAGCAGGCGCACTACAGCCAGGACGAGCGGGGTCGCGAGGAGCTGGCCAAGGACATCGCTGCTTTCGCCAATCACACAGGCGGGCTCCTCGTCATCGGGATGGCGGAGAGCAGAGGCGTGCCCAGTCGGGTGTTCGACGTTGACTTGGACGATGCTCGACTACGCCATATCCGACAGGTCATCGTGGCCAATACGGCGCCGCCTGTTCCCTACGAGCCCATCCCTGTCCACAACCCCGACGCACCGGGCAACGGCTTCCTGCTGCTGGCCGTGCCACGCAGTCCCGCTGGCCCGCACGCCGTGACAGCCCCCGCGAGCAAGTCGTCCAGAGACGTTCTGCGCTACCCCCGGCGCGGTGGCAGCAGAACCGAGTGGCTGACTGAAACCGACGTCGCCACCGCCTACCGCGCACGTTTCACCGCAGCGGCCGAGCGCGGACAGCGCCTCGCCGACATCGAAGAGGACCTGGTCGACGCCCTGGCGGCTCGCACCACACCGCATGTGATTGTCACTGTGGTTCCCGAGCAGCCCGGCGACATGGTGATCGATTCCGCGCGATTCACCCGCTACCAGCGAGAGCTCCTTGGCACTCAGCTCTACCTCGGGCAGCCAGCCAGCAACTTCGGTCGGGTGAACGTCGGTCCGCGGCGGCTGATCGTGACAGATGGGGGCGGCAGGTACTCCGCGCGCGCCGAGCTGCACCGCGACGGCAGCGCCACCATTGCGCTGCCCTTGAATGGGCGGATCCATGTGGGCGACTACGAGGAAGCCCAACTCCACACCGCGGAGCCCGGAGACGTCGTGTATCCGTTGCTGTGCGCCCTGCCTTTCTTGGCAGCCCACGCACGCGACCGGGCAGCCGCCAGCGGTCTCGCACAAGCCAACGTCACTCTGGTGGCTGACATGGCCGCACATCCGACGCAGGCCCGGGTAATCGATCTCGACCGGCCAGACATCGTGCCTTTCCGTGTTGACCGGGTCGATCCGGCGACAGGGCGGCCGCGGCCACTGACGGCTGAGTACTACCCGCACGCTACGGCAGAAGCCGGCGTCCTCCTTGACGACCTAGCTGACTGCGAGCGCGGTCTCCTGCAAGCCACCGCCGTCCTCGCCGACGAACTTTTGCAGACCTATGGCTATCCCGAGACCGGGCTCATTACCCGCGCAGGGGAGCTCAACCCCACCGGCTTCTCAGAGCGCACCTCAGGGGCCGTCACCGAATGGGCACAGCAGCGCGGTTTGCTGTGACCAACAAAAGTTGGAGCCCCAGTCAGCTTCGCTCTGACCGGGGCTCTTTTTCCGTTCACCGTCAGGCGGAACGATGCTGCTGTGATGGGTCGTTTCTGTGCGGCGGCGCCATCCTCGGCAGCAGAGGAGGCGTGTCTGCCTTCGGCGCTAACATCACGGACAGCCGCCAGGGGATTACGGGCGTGCGGTACGAGCTGCACGACCTTCTCGGCGACGTTGCGAGCGAGGTCGTCGAGGACGGACTGGTAGATGGCTCGCGTGATCCGGGTCTCGGAGTGGCCGAGAGTCTCCGAGACGACCTTGATGTCGACGGGACTCGCCAAA
The nucleotide sequence above comes from Streptomyces sp. NBC_01116. Encoded proteins:
- a CDS encoding tyrosine-type recombinase/integrase — its product is MLKWDDTDKIRVELPERYKALVDCGRGLGMRQGEIFGLSPDGIDWEHPDGPMVHIQSQVAHAGPVLVFDRPKGGDDDDPKDRWVELDDAVAQALKEHMEKFPPVEVTRPHRTRHSRPVTVRLIFYTREKTAIQSNWFNSDVWKPALAAVGLIAPLDPTARGRRWEKSHDKMMHALRHLYASMMINGGVDVYTLADRLGHSDPACTLRKYVHRVAGAGSKVRQAVKGMYSKAA
- a CDS encoding helix-turn-helix domain-containing protein, whose product is MASKRPGAGSEPLRAKAAAEEVAAYLRVGVETLYKWRYARTGPQGVRTVKYLRYDWEDIEAWWAEKRAQQTA
- a CDS encoding pentapeptide repeat-containing protein encodes the protein MSESLLRALLAPTIDSETRKPVLGHLRFDHAEILGDAGFDRVTVRGKVSFRHTKVRGNVRFVRAEIGGSAEFNDARIEGSAFFGHTKIGSVLSGMPGSVNRRSVSFNGAEIRSVVGFAHAEISGDVVFVRAKIGGELQFNGAEIGGNVLFRYTAIGWGATFRGAVFRSATEVGTLVCKDAVDLSEATFESGVTIEASARAVICRRTRWASTATLRLRFAKVDLSNAFMEYPVSVSAHPRPFARGGGEMAEPEVPGPLVRVTSLRGVDAAHLVLADVDLSRCRFAGAIHLDQLRMEGRCPFAAVPSGIHRRGLWPVRWTPRRILAEEQHWRTHTTSAAGWTPSQSGEPPEPAALAPIYRQLRKAFEDSKDEPGAADFYYGEMEMRRLNRDTPRAERALLAAYWAASGYGLRASRAMGLLLVSMTTTVLVMMLWGLPKDDPKPESTGTLNGPRITITTDTPDPVNPDGPLLKRLSTDRFEKSLQVVINSVVFRSSGQDLTTGGTYIEMGSRLAEPALLGLAVLAVRGRLKR
- the istB gene encoding IS21-like element helper ATPase IstB, with translation MEPRGVSGCLQRRSPPATPTAPKGASGRLVSPTRKSLEDFDFDHQRSVKREAIAHLGTLDFVAGKENVIFLGPPGTGKTHLATGLGIRACQAGHRVAFGTAAQWVTRLAEAHQAGRLSDELTRLGRIPLIVVDEVGYIPFEPEAANLFFQFISGRYERASVIVTSNKPFGRWGEVFGDDTIAAAMIDRLVHHAEVISLKSDGYRMRALCSQAIHARSRHPRAPSLVDARQLP
- a CDS encoding DUF6615 family protein, translating into MTLDAAAPSRPLPGNRSSLCSVLLWMASDTFRWLESGYRSPPAPNEESFTDMNMRHFREFLDRRVKVIQFDKSAERVNGADWEMWIHNRSHGIGLRIQAKKADRYGRYLFEHAVKKQRAYQCDQLIQHAAAVQCMPLYLLYNHWAWDGGEQDKAANAGLLCGHVAQDGSHHGCSLVSAHDVQAELYRRQQYQNIRHKRLWQSSLPWNRVLCDERLPHTRRGGEEVLRSIFTAVQHLDGSGRAAVAGALPSQRRVRANGRTFSSARDAATSQKSVGDESRGERSDPSRRVTPSHMRWGEEAFAQVPYEDTSEAADAVLHEGPQVLPGHVRALLDAHELEPPPPPVPTRCTILYDVSDDDRNEPPSDFLGCVRP
- a CDS encoding tyrosine-type recombinase/integrase, with amino-acid sequence MNGQTISPATMALIRKSPQIDSKGRWKLGVESMPYDRWHKSRPKDGESTCKEHGKVPTRDHGTGKRWQARWRNREDVQQTELFRTEVEARKHETKMRSGVDDGSYINPRAGEVRVGELALTWLKGHEHKNPRTYRRHKERVLLHVVPTAVGKMRVKDVNASSLLDWLHDRRRLLESSTLRLVFDNLRAVFDLAVDDSLIHKNPCLAKSVQDAKPKRGGGGRAELTLTWEDTEKIRAELPDRYKALVDCGRGLGLRQGEIFGLSPEDIDWAHPDGAMVHVQRQVVHDGSFLVYALPKGGDDEDPKDRWVELTDDVAIPLREHMEKYPPVEVTRPWGSKGGDPVTVRLIFYTREKTAIQSNWFNSYCWKPALASAGLIKPLEPDAKGRRWEKSRDVMMHALRHLYASMMINGGVDVYTLADRLGHADPAFTLRKYVHRVVGAGSKVRIAVRSAYTRAA
- a CDS encoding helix-turn-helix domain-containing protein, which encodes MSAEELADFLGVPLNTVYIWNHRRQGPRAHKVGRYLRYRWPEVEAWLQAQAVNRAT
- a CDS encoding transposase, yielding MSGVITASQPSWIGPFSGLSPRQFGKLITALRREGADPVRKGRPWSLPLEDRVLLVAAYWRTNLTLRQLAPLFGVSKSAADRIIDHLGPSLALQQRKRFRKDTVLIVDGTLVPTRDHSIAEQSKNYRYSTNHQVVIDADTRLVVAVGRPLPGNRNDCKAWELSGAKAAVGRTTVIADGGYRGTGLVIPHRREPGQSELEPWKEEHNASHRKVRARVEHAFARMKTWKILRDCRLKGDGVHHAMLGIARLHNLTLAG